In Camelina sativa cultivar DH55 chromosome 17, Cs, whole genome shotgun sequence, the genomic stretch CAGGTCACTTATCAGACAGAATTGTTTTTGGACAAGAACAAAGATTATGTTGTTGGAGAACATCAAGCTCTCCTGAGCTCTTCAGACTGTACTTTTGTATCATCGTTGTTTCCACCATTGCCAGAGGAATCGTCCAAAACATCAAAGTTCTCATCAATAGGTTCTCAGTTTAAGGTCTGAACTACTGTTAAGTTAAACTTGATTCTGCTTATAATCTCTACTTTGGTTCTCACCACCTACTAAAATACAGCAACAACTGCAATCTTTGCTCGAGAGTTTGAGCACCACGGAGCCACACTACATACGATGTGTTAAACCAAATAACCTTCTTAAGCCAGAAATATTTGAGAACATTAATATTCTGCATCAACTTAGGTGTGGGGTAAGCTTTTAATGTTTCAGAGAACCTTTGAATTTTGCAACTTCATCAAATTATTAAGCTTTCTTATGATGTTGTGGAACTTCCTGTATCTGATCTCAGGGAGTCATGGAAGCCATTAGGATTAGTTGCGCCGGATATCCTACTAGAAAGCCTTTCAACGAGTTTTTGACCCGGTTCAGAATTTTATATCCAGAGTCTACAAAGAGCAGGTAGCTTAACCAATACTTAATTCCTGTAATTTGGCTTACATTTTATCATATTCTCGtggtttatttttataagagaCTTGGTATTAGCATCACTTAACAACTTTTTGGTTCTGGATTTATGTTAATAGCTATGATGAAATTGACGCTTGCAAAAAGCTACTAGCAAAAGTGGACCTCAAAGGTTTTCAGGTGCAGTTTCATAATCTTACCTCGCGCTATCTAGTGTGTAGCTTGTTTTGCAATTACTAAAACACAAGTAAAGGGCACTGGATTTATTCTACCTTTATGTGTCTGCTTATATATCATTCGATATGTAATCCTCACTAATAATTTTCTTGCAGCATAGATTGGGAAGACAAAGGTGTTTCTTAGGGCAGGTCAAATGGCAGAACTGGATGCTCACCGAGCTGAAGTTCTTGGTCATTCAGCACGGATTATACAGAGAAAATTCCTCACTTATCAATCTCGCAAGAAGTTTCTGTTGTTGCAGGCCGTTTCAACAGAAATTCAAGCCGTATGTAGAGGTAATACATGTTGTATACACTTGTTGAAAAAATGTTATCAGGCTTTCTTACTCCCTCCCCAAACTAAATTTAGGACAAGTGGCACGCGTTTGGTTTGAGACCATGCGAAGAGAAGCTGCTTCCCTGAGGATACAAAAGCAGGCACGGACTTATATTTGCCAGAATGCCTATAAAAGCATGTGCTCGTCTGCTTGTTTAGTTCAGACAGGGATGCGAGCAAAAGCTGCCCGTGTCGAACTTCAGtttaggaagaagagaagagcgACAATCATTATTCAAGCAAGTTTCAGCTCACATATTGATGAAATTGTTTCTACTTTTGCCTATTTTATACCTATCACATACATCTACTTGTTTGAATATTGATGACATGCAACCTACTGGTTACACAGAGTCAAATCCGAAGATGTTTGTGTCATCAGCATTATGTGAGAACGAAGAAAGCAGCCATTACTACTCAGTGCAGCTGGAGAGTGAAAGTTGCACGCCGAGAATTGCGAAATCTAAAAATGGTAGtcttaacttcttttcttataaGGCCTTCTGTGGAGAATGTATAAATCTATTATCTCTAGTGTCAATTTTTTATTACCAATTCACTAGATAATATATAAGCAgagattttcttataattatttacttCTTCAGGCTGCTAAAGAAACAGGAGCACTTCAGGATGCTAAGACTAAGCTGGAAAATCAAGTGGAAGAACTCACTTCAAACTTGGAGCTTGAGAAACAGATGAGGGTACACATCGTTTCATCAATGATATTATGCTGGACACAGTACCTGACgcaaaatctttgattttttgaagAATTGTTCATTGTAAAACTGGATCATTTTGTTGGTTCTGTATGAGGAATCTGATCAGTGTACTGGTGCAGATGAAGATCGAGGAAGCCAAATCTCAAGAAATCGAAGCATTGCAGTCCGCTTTAACAGATATAAAACTTCAGCTCAAGGAAACTCAAGAAACCAAAAGTATGGAGATCTCAGACTTGCAGTCCGCTTTGCAAGACATGCAACTTGAGATTGAAGAACTCTCTAAGGGACTTGAGATGAGTAACGATCTTGCTGCTGAGAATGAACAGCTTAAGGTTAGTCATAAAACTCTGTCTGANNNNNNNNNNNNNNNNNNNNNNNNNNNNNNNNNNNNNNNNNNNNNNNNNNNNNNNNNNNNNNNNNNNNNNNNNNNNNNNNNNNNNNNNNNNNNNNNNNNNNNNNNNNNNNNNNNNNNNNNNNNNNNNNNNNNNNNNNNNNNNNNNNNNNNNNNNNNNNNNNNNNNNNNNNNNNNNNNNNNNNNNNNNNNNNNNNNNNNNNNNNNNNNNNNNNNNNNNNNNNNNNNNNNNNNNNNNNNNNNNNNNNNNNNNNNNNNNNNNNNNNNNNNNNNNNNNNNNNNNNNNNNNNNNNNNNNNNNNNNNNNNNNNNNNNNNNNNNNNNNNNNNNNNNNNNNNNNNNNNNNNNNNNNNNNNNNNNNNNNNNNNNNNNNNNNNNNNNNNNNNNNNNNNNNNNNNNNNNNNNNNNNNNNNNNNNNNNNNNNNNNNNNNNNNNNNNNNNNNNNNNNNNNNNNNNNNNNNNNNNNNNNNNNNNNNNNNNNNNNNNNNNNNNNNNNNNNNNNNNNNNNNNNNNNNNNNNNNNNNNNNNNNNNNNNNNNNNNNNNNNNNNNNNNNNNNNNNNNNNNNNNNNNNNNNNNNNNNNNNNNNNNNNNNNNNNNNNNNNNNNNNNNNNNNNNNNNNNNNNNNNNNNNNNNNNNNNNNNNNNNNNNNNNNNNNNNNNNNNNNNNNNNNNNNNNNNNNNNNNNNNNNNNNNNNNNNNNNNNNNNNNNNNNNNNNNNNNNNNNNNNNNNNNNNNNNNNNNNNNNNNNNNNNNNNNNNNNNNNNNNNNNNNNNNNNNNNNNNNNNNNNNNNNNNNNNNNNNNNNNNNNNNNNNNNNNNNNNNNNNNNNNNNNNNNNNNNNNNNNNNNNNNNNNNNNNNNNNNNNNNNNNNNNNNNNNNNNNNNNNNNNNNNNNNNNNNNNNNNNNNNNNNNNNNNNNNNNNNNNNNNNNNNNNNNNNNNNNNNNNNNNNNNNNNNNNNNNNNNNNNNNNNNNNNNNNNNNNNNNNNNNNNNNNNNNNNNNNNNNNNNNNNNNNNNNNNNNNNNNNNNNNNNNNNNNNNNNNNNNNNNNNNNNNNNNNNNNNNNNNNNNNNNNNNNNNNNNNNNNNNNNNNNNNNNNNNNNNNNNNNNNNNNNNNNNNNNNNNNNNNNNNNNNNNNNNNNNNNNNNNNNNNNNNNNNNNNNNNNNNNNNNNNNNNNNNNNNNNNNNNNNNNNNNNNNNNNNNNNNNNNNNNNNNNNNNNNNNNNNNNNNNNNNNNNNNNNNNNNNNNNNNNNNNNNNNNNNNNNNNNNNNNNNNNNNNNNNNNNNNNNNNNNNNNNNNNNNNNNATGAGGCATCTGATCAGTGTACTGGTGCAGATGAAGATCGAGGAAGCCAAATCTCAAGAAATCGAAGCATTGCAGTCCGCTTTAACAGATATAAAACTTCAGCTCAAGGAAACTCAAGAAACCAAAAGTATGGAGATCTCAGACTTGCAGTCCGCTTTGCAAGACATGCAACTTGAGATTGAAGAACTCTCTAAGGGACTTGAGATGAGTAACGATCTTGCTGCTGAGAATGAACAGCTTAAGGTTAGTCATAAAACTCTGTCTGAGCCTTTTACTCCTTGGTTAGCAGTGTCTATGTTGAAAGATCATGTTTATGATTTTACGTGTATCTTCGTCGTTTTTTGTCTTATCATCTTTCCATAAAAGGAGTCGGTGAGTTCGTTGCATAATAAAGTTGATGAATCCGAGAGAAAATATGAAGAAATAAGTAAAGTAAGTGAAGAGTGGATAAAAGAAGAAGTTCCTGTAATTGATCAGTCCGGGATCATCAAACTTGAAGCTGAAAATCAACAGCTGAAGGTAGGATTTTTCTAGATACTGATTTTGATACACAATTTGAGGTTCATACTTTCGTTTTCTCCTCTTGATAATATATATCTGATCGAGCATAACGTATTCTTAGGCGTTGGTAAGTTCCTTGGAGGAGAAAATCGATGCATTAGACAGAAAACATGACGAAACAAGCTCAAATATCACAGAGCAGTTGAAGGAGAACGTCTCATCTGATTACGAGACCGTGAGCAATCTTGCAGCTGAGAATGAGCGGCTCAAGGTAATCTTTCTACAGATGTAGCACGaccaaagaaaaccaaatgGATCAACTAAGTGTTTTCAGTTTATTAGTCCCATTGAACTGATGAATGGAACCACTTCTTAGGCACTTGTAGGTTCATTAGAGAAGAAAGTCAATGAAAGTGGGAACAATTCTACAAAGGAGAGAATGAAAGAGGATGCTtcaattgatgatgatgagagggTAAGAAAACTTgctgatgaaaacaaaaacctgaaTTAGACCATAGATAAAGCATTTCTCTGTTAACTGTGTGGATTTTGTCTTCATCGCTAACTTGATTCTGATAATTTTTCATCAGGATCTGGTACGTTCCTTGGAAAAGAAAGTAGATGAAACAGAAAAGAAGTACGAGGAAGCAAGTAGACTTTGTGAAGAGAGGCTGAAACAAGTTTTAGACTCAGAGACCAAGCTAATTGAGTTGAAGACATCAATGCAAAGGTTTGACGTCCTTTCTTCTCCAGAATGTCaatctttttatcttttctctgAAGTATATTTTGCACTCGCATTAGTTAGTACATATGGATTAGTTACTTGATTATTGTTCTCTTAATTAGGCTTGAGGAAAAGGTTTCTGACATGGAATCAGAAGAACAAATTCGCCGGCAGCAAGCGCTGGTTAATCCTGCTTCCCGGAAAATGTCTCCCCAGGTGTCATTTACAGGACCACCGGTAAATCTACAATTTCTCATACTTCCGtgtaaaattttttgaaaaaaatatttgacttaTTCCCCTTACGTCTTTCAGCCTGTGGAGAATGGACATAATGTAAGTGATGAACTAGATAAACTGATCTGTGATAGACTTACATCTTGCACATTCAATTCCTTATAAATAGAACTTCTTTGACGGATATTTTGTGCATTCTTACAGGAACCACATGCTCCTATACCGTCAAAAAAGTTTGGGACAGAATCTTTTAGACGATCTGAAATTGAAAGACAACCCCATGTATGTGCCTAACGAAAACATTAGCCTAATTAATAGTTTCATACTTCTTATTCACTGGTTAGTTGGTTGTCATATTTCTATGCTGCAGGAATTTGTTGATGTTCTTCTCAAATGTGTATCCAAAAACGTCGGTTTCAGTCATGGAAAGCCTGTTGCAGCTCTTACAATATATAAATGTCTTATACACTGGAAGATGTTTGAAGCAGAAAAAACAAGTATCTTTGATCGAATTGTTCCTATTTTTGGTTCTGCAATAGAGGTAACCTGAGAAGTTAGGAATTTTACTTGTTTTGTATTACTTACGGTCATTAGTCAGAGGCCATTGGATATGCGGCTTGACAAAGCATGCATATCCATGGTTCAGATAagatgacccaaaaaaaaagttgtattagATAGAACTTAACAAAATCATCCGCTTATTAATGCAGAATCAGGAGGACGACAATCATTTGGCTTATTGGCTAACAAACACATCAACACTCTTATTCTTGCTTCAAAGAAGCATAAGACAGAGCTCAACTGGCTCAAGTCCAACAAAACCTCCTCATCCAACTTCATTTTTTGGAAGGATGACACAGGTAACAAGGAAACGGAAACAAAATTCTTTTCTTGATGTCCGTGTAGCTTGACTTTTCAAGCTCTGAACTCTTATCATTATTCCCGAATCCTCCATATCGCTCAAAATTTATGTAACTTATTACAAATGTGActgttttagggttttcgttCAAGCTCTTCCCCGAATCTTGCAACCGATGTGGTGCAGCAAGTAGATGCTAGATATCCTGCTTTACTTTTCAAACAGCAGCTTACGGCCTATGTTGAAACAATGTATGGAATAATCCGAGAGAATGTTAAGAGAGAAGTAACTTCACTGCTTTCTTCCTGCATCCAGGTATACCTTTGGTCACCAGaccaataaactaatagtttgaGAATCTATTAGCTTCGAAGATAGGATTGTTTCATATAAATGACTCTCTTCTAATGATTCAGAGTCTGAAGGATTCATCATCTAAATCCTCTGTTGTGAATTCACCATCAAAGTCATCTGAAGAGCATTCACCGACTAAGCCATCTGAAGAGGATCTCCCTGCTAAGTCATCTGAAGATAATTCACCAAAGAAGTCATCTGAAAAGAATTCACCCACTAAGTCATCTGAGGAGAATTCGCCGAAGAAGTCATCTGAAGAGAATTCACCAAAGAAGTCATCTGAAGAGAATTCACCAAAGAAGTCATCTGAAGAAAATTCACCCACTAAGTCATCTGTAGAGAATTCACCAAAGAAGTTATCTGAAGAGAATTCACCAAAGATGTCAGTGGAAGATAAGTCACCAAAAAAGTTATCTGATGAGATATCACCATCTATAGAGGGGCAAGCAGTGAAGTCTTCTGTAGAGAATTCACCAGCAAGCTCTTGGCAAAACATTATTGGGTTTTTGAACTACAATCTCTTCACATGGAAGAAAAACTACGtaagaatatttatatatgtaagcTTCACATTACTGCTTAATTTGCCTACTAAAAACGTTCTCTTTCAGGTTCCTCTGTTTCTCGTTCAGAAGATCTTCAGCCAAACTTTCCAATACATCAATGTTCAACTCTTCAACAGGTCATTGTTTCTATCCCTACATCACCTTTCACTTGGATAAACCATCAGTCGACGTATTAAACTAGATATATTATCTGAATCATGCAGTCTTCTCCTTGAACGAGAATACTGCACAGTCAACATGGGCAAAGAAGTGAAGGCAGGGTTAGATGAACTAGAGTCATGGTGCAGCCAAGCGACTGAAGAGGTATAAAGTTGCCTGAAAAAAGTTGTAGTAACCAAACATTTTTAGGACATGATTTCACTTGCTACTCTTGAATGCAGTTCGTAGGATCTTCTTGGGATGAACTGAAACACACAAGACAAGCCGTAGTGCTCCTGGTTTGTCTTCTTTTATTGACAGTGTACGAgtactcttcctcttcctttctcGTTCCTAAATGTTTATGTGCTTTTTCTTTCAGGTTACAGAACTGAAGTCCACAATTACATACGACGATCTTACAACTAACCTTTGCTCGGTAAGTCTCTACTTCTCTGATGTCACAATACCATTAAAGAGTAGAAGAACAATTAGACATCACAAAGGACAGGTTTCAGAATCAAACATGTGCAAAGATATATATCAATTTAGATTGAGGAAGGCATGGAGGACTTTAGTTTAGAACCTAAATCCTTTGTAGCCTTCTTTTATCTCTAGAAGGCTTATAATTAACCTTCTTCCAATATGTCTTTGTTTGTCAGGTTCTTAGTACTGAGCAATTGTATAGAATATGTACTCTCTGCAAGGACAAAGACGACGGCGATCATAACCTATCACAAGAGGTAACATTGCTCTGAGCTCTGacaaaccaaaaagaataaaagacacTCTATTAAAAGATTCTATTTCGGCTTTCACAACGCAGGTGATTTCCAACTTAAAACTTCAAATGacaaatgaagatgaagatagaCGTTCCTTCTTGCTAGACGACGATTCCAGGTACTGACTAAAATCATTTACAGAAATTATTCAGACATCTTGAGCTTATATACGCTCATAAGTAATTCCACCGTTTGTGTGAACACAACAGCATCCCTTTTGAAACCGATGAGATATCGAGCTGCATGCAAGAAAAGGACTTTGCGAATGCAAAAACAGCTTCTGAGCTCGCTGATAACCCCAACTTCCTCTTTCTCAAGGATTGAGAAACTGTTTATTCAGCCTTGGTAGTATAATATCGGTTTTGGCTTTGCGTTTGTAGAGATCTCCATAGCTTTCTTTTTGTACGCCTCctattcttttgattttttcagGCTCCTATTTACATGTGAGACAAGAAACCT encodes the following:
- the LOC104754598 gene encoding myosin-7, with the protein product MAASAKVTVGSHVWVEDSDDAWIDGEVEEVNADDITVNCSGKTVVAKVNAVYPKDPEFPELGVDDMTKLAYLHEPGVLLNLKCRYNANEIYTYTGNILIAVNPFKRLPHLYGSDTMKQYKGTAFGELSPHPFAVADSAYRKMINEGVSQAILVSGESGAGKTESTKMLMRYLAYMGGRAESEGRSVEQQVLESNPVLEAFGNAKTVRNNNSSRFGKFVEIQFDHRGRISGAAIRTYLLERSRVCQVSDPERNYHCFYMLCAAPEQETERYKLGKPSTFRYLNQSNCYALDGLDDSKEYIATRKAMDVVGINSEDQDAIFRVVAAILHLGNIEFAKGEESEDAEPKDEKSRFHLKVTAELFMCDEKALEDSLCKRVMVTRDESITKSLDPDSAALGRDALAKIVYSKLFDWLVTKINNSIGQDPSSKHIIGVLDIYGFESFKTNSFEQFCINLTNEKLQQHFNQHVFKMEQEEYTKEEIDWSYIEFIDNQDVLDLIEKKPGGIIALLDEACMFPRSTHDTFSQKLYQTFKDHKRFGKPKLAQTDFTICHYAGDVTYQTELFLDKNKDYVVGEHQALLSSSDCTFVSSLFPPLPEESSKTSKFSSIGSQFKQQLQSLLESLSTTEPHYIRCVKPNNLLKPEIFENINILHQLRCGGVMEAIRISCAGYPTRKPFNEFLTRFRILYPESTKSSYDEIDACKKLLAKVDLKGFQIGKTKVFLRAGQMAELDAHRAEVLGHSARIIQRKFLTYQSRKKFLLLQAVSTEIQAVCRGQVARVWFETMRREAASLRIQKQARTYICQNAYKSMCSSACLVQTGMRAKAARVELQFRKKRRATIIIQSQIRRCLCHQHYVRTKKAAITTQCSWRVKVARRELRNLKMAAKETGALQDAKTKLENQVEELTSNLELEKQMRMKIEEAKSQEIEALQSALTDIKLQLKETQETKSMEISDLQSALQDMQLEIEELSKGLEMSNDLAAENEQLKESVSSLHNKVDESERKYEEISKVSEEWIKEEVPVIDQSGIIKLEAENQQLKALVSSLEEKIDALDRKHDETSSNITEQLKENVSSDYETVSNLAAENERLKALVGSLEKKVNESGNNSTKERMKEDASIDDDERDLVRSLEKKVDETEKKYEEASRLCEERLKQVLDSETKLIELKTSMQRLEEKVSDMESEEQIRRQQALVNPASRKMSPQVSFTGPPPVENGHNEPHAPIPSKKFGTESFRRSEIERQPHEFVDVLLKCVSKNVGFSHGKPVAALTIYKCLIHWKMFEAEKTSIFDRIVPIFGSAIENQEDDNHLAYWLTNTSTLLFLLQRSIRQSSTGSSPTKPPHPTSFFGRMTQGFRSSSSPNLATDVVQQVDARYPALLFKQQLTAYVETMYGIIRENVKREVTSLLSSCIQSLKDSSSKSSVVNSPSKSSEEHSPTKPSEEDLPAKSSEDNSPKKSSEKNSPTKSSEENSPKKSSEENSPKKSSEENSPKKSSEENSPTKSSVENSPKKLSEENSPKMSVEDKSPKKLSDEISPSIEGQAVKSSVENSPASSWQNIIGFLNYNLFTWKKNYVPLFLVQKIFSQTFQYINVQLFNSLLLEREYCTVNMGKEVKAGLDELESWCSQATEEFVGSSWDELKHTRQAVVLLVTELKSTITYDDLTTNLCSVLSTEQLYRICTLCKDKDDGDHNLSQEVISNLKLQMTNEDEDRRSFLLDDDSSIPFETDEISSCMQEKDFANAKTASELADNPNFLFLKD